The following proteins come from a genomic window of Gossypium raimondii isolate GPD5lz chromosome 5, ASM2569854v1, whole genome shotgun sequence:
- the LOC105768286 gene encoding auxin response factor 10 isoform X1, with protein MRKEAEKSLDPQLWHACAGSMVQIPPVNSKVFYFPQGHAEHSLSPVDFSSSPPIPALVLCRVASVKFLADAETDEVYAKIMLVPLPNTEPDLENVAVLGGGSDNVEKPASFAKTLTQSDANNGGGFSVPRYCAETIFPRLDYTADPPVQTVIARDVHGEIWKFRHIYRGTPRRHLLTTGWSSFVNHKKLVAGDSIVFLRAENGELCVGIRRAKRGNDTGAESGLGNGNYVSPYGGFSGFLKEDESKITRKGNPRGKGKVRAEAVVEAVGLAANGQPFEIVYYPRASTPEFCVKASVVRAAMRVPWCSLMRFKMAFETEDCSRISWFMGTVSSVHIADPLRWPNSPWRLLQVTWDEPDLLQNVERVSPWLVELVPNMLPVHLSPFSTVTPRKKLRLPEHLDFPLVEQFPMPSFSGHPLRSSNPLCCLSDNAPAGIQGARHAQVRLSSSDPHLNKLKSGLFPSGFQLFDPQARVPNGISMTKHTDSNDDNLSCLLTVGNSSPKKKSENGKRHQFLLFGQPILTEQQLSRSCSTGVKTALENEDKRKDYSNGSESALENQLSPEKSFTTRLLWQQDYQAPEPGSATGHCKVFLESEDVGRTLDLTVLGSYEDLYMRLANMFGRERSEMLGHVLYRDATGAVKQTGDEPFSTFMKTVKRLNIRMDSRNDTDGRSWLTGIRTAKNRLEGPNKRGPLSIFA; from the exons atgagaaaagaGGCAGAAAAGAGCTTGGATCCTCAGCTATGGCATGCCTGTGCTGGATCCATGGTTCAAATTCCACCAGTGAACTCCAAAGTCTTCTACTTTCCTCAAGGCCATGCCGAACACTCTTTATCTCCGGTCGATTTTTCATCTTCTCCTCCAATCCCGGCTCTAGTTCTTTGCCGGGTGGCTTCTGTCAAATTCTTGGCTGATGCTGAAACCGATGAAGTGTATGCCAAGATCATGCTTGTACCATTGCCCAACACTGAGCCTGATCTCGAGAACGTTGCCGTTTTGGGTGGTGGGTCTGATAATGTGGAAAAGCCTGCTTCTTTTGCTAAGACATTGACTCAATCCGATGCAAACAACGGGGGTGGTTTTTCGGTTCCCAGATATTGTGCTGAAACCATATTTCCGAGACTGGATTACACTGCCGATCCTCCGGTTCAAACTGTGATTGCCAGGGATGTTCATGGTGAGATTTGGAAGTTTAGGCATATCTATAGGGGAACACCTAGGAGACATTTATTGACTACCGGCTGGAGTAGTTTCGTTAACCATAAGAAACTTGTTGCTGGGGACTCCATTGTGTTCTTGAGAGCCGAAAACGGTGAGCTTTGTGTTGGGATAAGGCGGGCCAAGCGGGGGAATGATACTGGAGCTGAATCTGGTCTTGGAAATGGAAACTACGTTAGTCCTTATGGAGGGTTTTCAGGTTTCTTGAAGGAGGATGAGAGTAAGATAACCCGAAAAGGGAATCCGAGAGGGAAGGGAAAAGTGAGAGCAGAGGCTGTTGTGGAGGCAGTGGGGCTTGCCGCTAATGGCCAGCCTTTTGAGATAGTTTACTATCCGAGAGCAAGCACACCGGAGTTTTGTGTTAAGGCATCTGTAGTAAGGGCGGCAATGAGGGTTCCTTGGTGTTCTTTGATGAGGTTCAAGATGGCTTTCGAGACCGAGGATTGTTCTAGGATTAGTTGGTTCATGGGGACTGTATCTTCTGTTCATATTGCAGACCCCCTTCGATGGCCTAATTCCCCGTGGCGCCTTCTTCAG GTAACATGGGATGAACCAGATTTGCTGCAAAATGTTGAACGCGTGAGTCCCTGGTTGGTTGAATTGGTACCTAACATGCTTCCCGTCCACCTGTCACCCTTCTCAACAGTGACCCCCAGAAAGAAGTTGAGGCTTCCTGAGCACCTCGATTTCCCCCTTGTTGAACAATTTCCGATGCCATCGTTTTCCGGTCATCCCCTCAGGTCAAGCAACCCATTATGTTGTTTATCTGATAATGCTCCTGCAGGCATACAGGGAGCCAGGCATGCTCAAGTCAGATTATCTTCATCAGATCCCCATCTTAATAAACTGAAGTCCGGACTGTTTCCGTCTGGCTTCCAGCTGTTTGATCCGCAAGCTCGAGTTCCTAATGGCATCTCAATGACAAAGCACACAGACAGTAACGATGATAATCTATCGTGCTTATTAACAGTAGGGAATTCTAGTCCAAAGAAGAAATCTGAAAACGGAAAGAGACACCAGTTTTTACTCTTTGGTCAGCCAATACTTACCGAGCAGCAGCTCTCTCGGAGCTGTTCAACTGGAGTAAAAACTGCTCTCGAGAATgaagacaaaagaaaagattatTCCAATGGTTCAGAATCTGCTCTCGAGAATCAATTGTCTCCAGAGAAGTCATTTACTACCAGATTATTGTGGCAGCAGGACTATCAAGCCCCAGAACCTGGCTCAGCCACTGGTCATTGCAAGGTATTCTTGGAATCTGAGGATGTGGGACGAACTCTTGACCTCACAGTTCTCGGTTCTTATGAAGATCTATACATGAGGTTGGCTAACATGTTTGGAAGAGAAAGATCAGAGATGTTGGGCCATGTCTTGTATCGAGATGCAACAGGTGCTGTCAAACAAACTGGAGATGAACCATTCAG TACTTTTATGAAGACGGTCAAAAGATTGAACATAAGGATGGATTCACGCAATGATACCGATGGAAG GTCATGGCTCACAGGGATTCGAACTGCCAAAAACAGACTAGAAGGGCCAAATAAGAGAGGTCCCTTGAGCATATTTGCATGA
- the LOC105768286 gene encoding auxin response factor 18 isoform X2 yields MRKEAEKSLDPQLWHACAGSMVQIPPVNSKVFYFPQGHAEHSLSPVDFSSSPPIPALVLCRVASVKFLADAETDEVYAKIMLVPLPNTEPDLENVAVLGGGSDNVEKPASFAKTLTQSDANNGGGFSVPRYCAETIFPRLDYTADPPVQTVIARDVHGEIWKFRHIYRGTPRRHLLTTGWSSFVNHKKLVAGDSIVFLRAENGELCVGIRRAKRGNDTGAESGLGNGNYVSPYGGFSGFLKEDESKITRKGNPRGKGKVRAEAVVEAVGLAANGQPFEIVYYPRASTPEFCVKASVVRAAMRVPWCSLMRFKMAFETEDCSRISWFMGTVSSVHIADPLRWPNSPWRLLQVTWDEPDLLQNVERVSPWLVELVPNMLPVHLSPFSTVTPRKKLRLPEHLDFPLVEQFPMPSFSGHPLRSSNPLCCLSDNAPAGIQGARHAQVRLSSSDPHLNKLKSGLFPSGFQLFDPQARVPNGISMTKHTDSNDDNLSCLLTVGNSSPKKKSENGKRHQFLLFGQPILTEQQLSRSCSTGVKTALENEDKRKDYSNGSESALENQLSPEKSFTTRLLWQQDYQAPEPGSATGHCKVFLESEDVGRTLDLTVLGSYEDLYMRLANMFGRERSEMLGHVLYRDATGAVKQTGDEPFSTFMKTVKRLNIRMDSRNDTDGR; encoded by the exons atgagaaaagaGGCAGAAAAGAGCTTGGATCCTCAGCTATGGCATGCCTGTGCTGGATCCATGGTTCAAATTCCACCAGTGAACTCCAAAGTCTTCTACTTTCCTCAAGGCCATGCCGAACACTCTTTATCTCCGGTCGATTTTTCATCTTCTCCTCCAATCCCGGCTCTAGTTCTTTGCCGGGTGGCTTCTGTCAAATTCTTGGCTGATGCTGAAACCGATGAAGTGTATGCCAAGATCATGCTTGTACCATTGCCCAACACTGAGCCTGATCTCGAGAACGTTGCCGTTTTGGGTGGTGGGTCTGATAATGTGGAAAAGCCTGCTTCTTTTGCTAAGACATTGACTCAATCCGATGCAAACAACGGGGGTGGTTTTTCGGTTCCCAGATATTGTGCTGAAACCATATTTCCGAGACTGGATTACACTGCCGATCCTCCGGTTCAAACTGTGATTGCCAGGGATGTTCATGGTGAGATTTGGAAGTTTAGGCATATCTATAGGGGAACACCTAGGAGACATTTATTGACTACCGGCTGGAGTAGTTTCGTTAACCATAAGAAACTTGTTGCTGGGGACTCCATTGTGTTCTTGAGAGCCGAAAACGGTGAGCTTTGTGTTGGGATAAGGCGGGCCAAGCGGGGGAATGATACTGGAGCTGAATCTGGTCTTGGAAATGGAAACTACGTTAGTCCTTATGGAGGGTTTTCAGGTTTCTTGAAGGAGGATGAGAGTAAGATAACCCGAAAAGGGAATCCGAGAGGGAAGGGAAAAGTGAGAGCAGAGGCTGTTGTGGAGGCAGTGGGGCTTGCCGCTAATGGCCAGCCTTTTGAGATAGTTTACTATCCGAGAGCAAGCACACCGGAGTTTTGTGTTAAGGCATCTGTAGTAAGGGCGGCAATGAGGGTTCCTTGGTGTTCTTTGATGAGGTTCAAGATGGCTTTCGAGACCGAGGATTGTTCTAGGATTAGTTGGTTCATGGGGACTGTATCTTCTGTTCATATTGCAGACCCCCTTCGATGGCCTAATTCCCCGTGGCGCCTTCTTCAG GTAACATGGGATGAACCAGATTTGCTGCAAAATGTTGAACGCGTGAGTCCCTGGTTGGTTGAATTGGTACCTAACATGCTTCCCGTCCACCTGTCACCCTTCTCAACAGTGACCCCCAGAAAGAAGTTGAGGCTTCCTGAGCACCTCGATTTCCCCCTTGTTGAACAATTTCCGATGCCATCGTTTTCCGGTCATCCCCTCAGGTCAAGCAACCCATTATGTTGTTTATCTGATAATGCTCCTGCAGGCATACAGGGAGCCAGGCATGCTCAAGTCAGATTATCTTCATCAGATCCCCATCTTAATAAACTGAAGTCCGGACTGTTTCCGTCTGGCTTCCAGCTGTTTGATCCGCAAGCTCGAGTTCCTAATGGCATCTCAATGACAAAGCACACAGACAGTAACGATGATAATCTATCGTGCTTATTAACAGTAGGGAATTCTAGTCCAAAGAAGAAATCTGAAAACGGAAAGAGACACCAGTTTTTACTCTTTGGTCAGCCAATACTTACCGAGCAGCAGCTCTCTCGGAGCTGTTCAACTGGAGTAAAAACTGCTCTCGAGAATgaagacaaaagaaaagattatTCCAATGGTTCAGAATCTGCTCTCGAGAATCAATTGTCTCCAGAGAAGTCATTTACTACCAGATTATTGTGGCAGCAGGACTATCAAGCCCCAGAACCTGGCTCAGCCACTGGTCATTGCAAGGTATTCTTGGAATCTGAGGATGTGGGACGAACTCTTGACCTCACAGTTCTCGGTTCTTATGAAGATCTATACATGAGGTTGGCTAACATGTTTGGAAGAGAAAGATCAGAGATGTTGGGCCATGTCTTGTATCGAGATGCAACAGGTGCTGTCAAACAAACTGGAGATGAACCATTCAG TACTTTTATGAAGACGGTCAAAAGATTGAACATAAGGATGGATTCACGCAATGATACCGATGGAAG ATAA